Proteins encoded within one genomic window of Geotalea daltonii FRC-32:
- a CDS encoding cadherin-like domain-containing protein: MNGIKTIIWLYILITFAVFSAVPDIHAATPSATPIADVTQNEADIINLDVAGSFSDGDGHTLTFTATGLPEGIGISSAGLISGKLPKVTANTSYRVTVTATDLSNLTADQSFTLTVINSINELPVLARNTVLRINQDAAAGTIGNNYLQLTDENNPGASSLTYTLTAVPVKGTLQKGNSPLAVGATITQADIDAGSISFAPSGSANGADGFSFTYTDDVGETQGPAVFTITIVDNIPPTMNGTAVYVDSTHVEVTFSEEVKGADLPANYTADNGLTITGATPVSANTYRLTTSVHKIGVTYTITGKNIADQAGNGLAANGRTAELTRPATANSAPGTPVLKAPASGEANSAGEVTTLTPSLTVNAVTDPDGDLVTYTFEVSTTGNFATLAVSGEMTIAVDGAVSFAVPTATPLAENTLYYWRVQASDGNLNSGYMPTATFFVNTTAEAPTDPAVSYPAAGTEVPLLTPALTITNSADADQDTLTYDFDLAMDQGFGNGSIVASGTGIPQGTGGSTAWTVPPDKAKDNSRYFWRCRAVDHDGKTSNYVTSSFFINTANDAPTAPTLSAPANGSPNVNEVNILTPTLVVNNATDPDPVKAALTYTFEIDTVNTFDSAGKQVSPAIPEGAGTTAWPVAANLTENTTYYWRAKANDGAADGPWMTTGSFFVTTRNIAPNVPALVSPPAGGEADSVTPVLSVQGSDVNGDTMTYTFEVFTDSSLDSRTRVAYAVDQPANWIVTPPLTDNTRYYWTAMAKDLHGAFSRPMAAQSFTVKNKDSGNIAPNMTITAPGANEPVMNKYSINSYTITWTAADPDSPALIALYHAPDAGGTGGTLIASGLSKNVTSYTWDTSVLQDGSYYVYGVIADGKSQVTAVSAGPIVIDRTLPTPPEVSGVTLTNNPTPTWSWTGKGGGSGTYRYKLDSEDLTTGAIETPDLTFTPASALGGGEHTLYVQERDVAGNWSPSGSYRTNIDLIPPEATISGAPVQATADTSVTLTVSGDDVIIYRYRQDGGEFSGERPVGDPIQLAALGDGGHVVAVIGRDSAGNWQTTESTVQWVVDITPPGAVINSVPSSLTNRTAATLVVGGEGVTAYRYKFDDGAYSSETPVSTPITLASLTEGNHTVSVIGRDGAGNWQAEESAATAAWMVDLTPAVMNVSTLLDGNYTNVAELNISGTVTDASGIASLALEYAAEGTTGSGEVILDGKGAFSHIVTLAVGANKLTLTATDRAGNRTGNTRTINYDPFGPELTITSPADNLKTNQSFVKINGTTNETATIEVTTYDRNQIPASPQLASISGADFTATANLFEGLNTVVITAQDQTGTRSSYKRTVTYDNQKPNLAITEPVQDLRTNLHIMTIKGAVSDALSEVAVTVKQDGNEPEPVFLITGESGQSFEKTVTFTDSKVYHFVVTATDAAGNETTVQRNIIFAAPAWGDINSDDRVDILDALIALQISNGMLTQTDFDLIRGDVAPLIDGKPVSDGRINVGDAVVILQAAVNLITLEAPQK; the protein is encoded by the coding sequence GTGAACGGTATAAAAACGATTATCTGGTTGTATATCCTCATTACATTCGCTGTTTTCTCGGCCGTTCCCGACATTCATGCCGCCACACCTTCCGCAACACCAATAGCAGACGTCACCCAAAACGAGGCTGATATCATCAACCTTGACGTGGCAGGCTCTTTCAGCGATGGGGATGGCCACACGCTTACTTTCACCGCCACCGGCCTGCCCGAAGGCATTGGCATCAGCTCTGCCGGGCTTATTTCGGGAAAGCTGCCGAAGGTGACGGCGAATACCTCCTATAGGGTGACGGTGACCGCCACAGACCTGAGTAATCTTACTGCCGACCAGAGTTTCACCCTGACGGTCATCAACAGCATTAACGAGCTTCCTGTCCTGGCCCGCAATACCGTGCTCAGAATCAACCAGGATGCCGCTGCCGGTACCATCGGTAATAACTATTTGCAGCTTACGGATGAAAACAATCCCGGTGCCAGCTCCCTGACCTACACCCTGACCGCCGTGCCGGTCAAAGGGACCCTGCAAAAAGGGAACTCACCCCTCGCTGTCGGCGCCACCATTACCCAGGCGGACATCGACGCCGGTTCCATCAGCTTCGCTCCTTCGGGGAGCGCCAACGGCGCCGACGGTTTTTCCTTTACCTACACGGACGACGTCGGGGAAACACAGGGTCCAGCGGTTTTCACCATCACCATCGTCGATAATATACCGCCGACCATGAACGGCACTGCCGTGTATGTGGACTCGACCCATGTGGAGGTGACCTTCAGCGAGGAGGTTAAAGGCGCGGATCTCCCGGCCAATTACACGGCAGACAACGGCCTGACCATAACCGGAGCGACGCCGGTTAGCGCGAATACCTATCGTCTCACCACCTCAGTCCACAAAATCGGCGTTACCTATACCATTACCGGCAAGAATATCGCCGATCAAGCCGGCAATGGGCTGGCCGCAAATGGCAGAACTGCAGAGTTAACCCGGCCTGCCACAGCTAACAGTGCTCCCGGCACGCCGGTCCTCAAGGCACCGGCAAGCGGGGAAGCCAATTCGGCCGGAGAGGTAACGACCTTGACCCCGTCTCTCACCGTCAATGCCGTCACCGATCCGGACGGCGACCTGGTTACCTATACGTTCGAGGTTAGTACGACCGGCAACTTCGCGACTCTTGCAGTTTCAGGGGAGATGACCATTGCCGTTGATGGGGCTGTCTCCTTTGCCGTACCCACAGCAACGCCCCTTGCCGAGAACACCCTCTATTACTGGCGGGTTCAGGCCAGTGACGGCAACTTGAACAGCGGTTACATGCCGACGGCTACTTTCTTCGTCAACACAACCGCGGAGGCACCGACCGATCCAGCGGTGAGCTATCCTGCCGCCGGCACCGAAGTGCCCTTACTGACACCGGCACTTACCATTACCAATAGTGCCGATGCGGACCAGGATACCCTCACCTATGACTTCGACCTGGCAATGGATCAGGGGTTCGGCAACGGCAGTATCGTGGCCAGTGGCACCGGCATTCCCCAGGGCACTGGAGGGAGCACAGCCTGGACTGTCCCCCCGGACAAAGCAAAGGATAACAGTCGGTACTTCTGGCGATGCCGGGCCGTAGACCATGATGGGAAAACCAGTAACTACGTCACCTCATCCTTTTTCATCAACACTGCCAACGACGCCCCCACTGCACCCACTTTGAGCGCACCGGCAAACGGCTCGCCCAATGTCAATGAGGTGAATATCCTCACCCCCACACTGGTGGTCAATAATGCAACCGATCCCGACCCGGTGAAGGCGGCTCTCACCTACACCTTCGAAATCGATACGGTCAACACCTTCGATAGTGCCGGCAAGCAGGTGTCGCCGGCTATTCCCGAGGGGGCGGGGACCACCGCCTGGCCTGTAGCGGCAAATCTTACCGAGAACACCACCTATTATTGGCGCGCCAAGGCGAACGACGGTGCAGCTGACGGCCCATGGATGACCACCGGCAGCTTTTTCGTCACCACTCGCAATATCGCACCCAACGTTCCTGCACTGGTGAGTCCACCAGCAGGCGGCGAAGCGGATTCAGTGACGCCGGTGCTTTCCGTTCAAGGAAGCGATGTCAACGGTGATACCATGACCTATACATTCGAGGTGTTCACCGACAGCAGCTTGGATTCCCGTACACGAGTGGCCTATGCCGTAGACCAGCCTGCCAACTGGATCGTCACTCCGCCTCTTACGGATAACACACGATACTACTGGACCGCCATGGCAAAGGACCTCCACGGCGCCTTCAGCAGACCCATGGCGGCACAATCCTTCACGGTAAAAAACAAGGATAGCGGCAACATTGCGCCGAACATGACCATAACTGCCCCCGGTGCAAATGAACCGGTGATGAACAAATACTCCATAAATTCCTATACCATTACCTGGACTGCCGCCGACCCGGACAGTCCGGCCCTCATCGCCCTGTACCACGCCCCGGATGCCGGCGGTACCGGAGGGACCCTGATTGCCAGCGGCCTCAGCAAGAATGTGACCAGCTACACCTGGGATACCTCGGTCCTTCAGGACGGGAGCTACTACGTGTACGGTGTCATCGCCGACGGCAAGTCGCAGGTTACGGCAGTTTCGGCCGGACCCATCGTCATCGACCGCACTCTACCCACCCCCCCGGAGGTGTCGGGTGTGACGCTGACCAACAATCCCACGCCCACCTGGAGCTGGACCGGGAAAGGGGGAGGGAGCGGAACTTACCGCTACAAGCTGGACAGCGAAGATTTGACAACCGGTGCAATCGAGACGCCAGACCTTACCTTTACTCCGGCGTCGGCACTGGGCGGAGGAGAGCACACGCTGTATGTGCAGGAGCGGGATGTTGCCGGCAATTGGTCCCCAAGCGGCAGCTACAGGACCAATATAGATCTGATACCCCCTGAGGCCACAATCAGCGGTGCTCCCGTTCAGGCAACAGCTGATACCAGCGTTACCCTGACTGTCAGCGGAGATGACGTGATCATCTACCGGTACCGGCAGGATGGTGGCGAATTTTCCGGTGAAAGACCGGTCGGCGATCCCATCCAGTTGGCGGCTCTCGGGGATGGTGGACATGTCGTCGCCGTTATCGGCAGGGACAGTGCCGGAAACTGGCAAACCACCGAATCGACGGTGCAGTGGGTCGTAGACATAACCCCGCCGGGTGCTGTTATCAACAGCGTTCCATCGAGCCTAACGAACAGGACTGCGGCCACTTTGGTAGTCGGTGGGGAAGGAGTTACTGCCTACCGTTACAAGTTCGACGACGGTGCATATTCCAGCGAGACGCCCGTTTCCACCCCCATAACGCTTGCCTCCCTGACCGAGGGGAACCATACGGTGTCGGTAATCGGCCGGGACGGCGCCGGAAACTGGCAGGCCGAGGAGAGCGCCGCCACCGCCGCCTGGATGGTGGATTTGACTCCTGCAGTAATGAATGTATCCACCCTTTTGGATGGCAACTATACCAACGTGGCAGAGTTGAACATTTCCGGGACCGTCACCGATGCCAGCGGCATTGCGAGTCTTGCCCTTGAATATGCGGCCGAAGGCACTACCGGCTCCGGCGAGGTCATACTCGACGGGAAGGGAGCCTTCAGCCACATTGTGACCTTGGCCGTCGGGGCCAATAAGCTGACCCTGACTGCCACTGACCGTGCGGGTAACCGGACCGGCAATACGAGAACCATCAACTACGATCCGTTTGGGCCAGAGCTTACCATTACGAGCCCTGCAGATAATCTGAAGACCAACCAGTCATTCGTCAAGATCAACGGGACGACCAACGAAACTGCCACCATCGAGGTCACTACCTACGACCGGAATCAGATACCTGCTTCCCCCCAATTGGCGTCCATCAGCGGAGCGGATTTTACCGCCACCGCCAATCTCTTCGAAGGACTCAACACCGTCGTCATCACCGCCCAGGACCAGACCGGGACCAGAAGCTCCTACAAAAGGACCGTTACCTACGACAACCAGAAACCCAATCTGGCCATTACCGAGCCTGTCCAGGACCTGAGGACCAATCTGCACATCATGACCATCAAGGGAGCTGTTTCCGATGCCCTCAGTGAGGTTGCCGTGACGGTGAAACAGGATGGCAATGAACCCGAGCCGGTTTTCCTGATTACCGGCGAGTCGGGGCAGTCCTTTGAGAAGACGGTGACCTTTACGGATAGTAAGGTCTA